A genome region from Anopheles stephensi strain Indian chromosome 2, UCI_ANSTEP_V1.0, whole genome shotgun sequence includes the following:
- the LOC118503271 gene encoding CDGSH iron-sulfur domain-containing protein 2 homolog yields MQLLSGLVKTTVPNYLSGLPIPDSFGGWFRLGFKDWLSLVPPTAAMAGVVYMSYLAFCPEARPKPSKKANNKIRLEEAKVVDMIDIEDIAEKAAFCRCWKSNNWPYCDGSHGAHNKECGDNLGPVVVQRKKN; encoded by the exons atgcagcTGCTTTCTGGATTAGTGAAAACAACCGTGCCCAACTACCTGTCCGGTTTGCCAATTCCGGACAGTTTCGGAGGATGGTTCCGGCTAGGTT TTAAGGATTGGCTTTCGCTGGTACCACCAACGGCAGCCATGGCCGGTGTCGTGTATATGTCATATTTGGCCTTCTGCCCGGAAGCTCGTCCCAAGCCCTCGAAGAAGGCAAACAACAAGATCCGGCTGGAAGAAGCGAAAGTGGTGGACATGATCGACATTGAGGATATTGCCGAAAAAGCAGCTTTCTGCCGCTGCTGGAAATCCAACAAC TGGCCGTACTGCGATGGATCACATGGTGCCCACAATAAGGAGTGCGGAGACAACCTGggaccggtggtggtgcagcGAAAGAAGAACTAA
- the LOC118503270 gene encoding leucine-rich repeat protein soc-2 homolog, which produces MNLGSSGGGGTGTSANTSGGSSSGGGGGSAGSSNSAASGGVAGAGNANSANVSGSSTAAAPGSGGYGSGSGGSGSEMPAEIIRPKVVTVKHPESNKPKPTTKKGKAIQADVDVIKEFQRCKEENIQRLDLSKSSITVIPASVKDCTSLVEFYLYGNKISSLPPEIGCLANLKTLALNENSLTSLPDSLQNLKQLKVLDLRHNKLSDIPDVIYKLHTLTTLYLRFNRIRVVGDNLKNLSNLTMLSLRENKIHELPAAIGHLVNLTTLDLSHNHLKHLPEEIGNCVNLTALDLQHNDLLDIPESIGNLSNLMRLGLRYNQLSSIPVSLKNCTHMDEFNVEGNGISQLPDGLLASLSNLTTITLSRNAFHSYPSGGPAQFTNVTSINLEHNQIDKIQYGIFSRARGLTKLNMKENALTSLPLDIGTWTQMVELNFGTNSLTKLPDDIHCLQNLEILILSNNLLKRIPNTIGNLKKLRVLDLEENRLESLPSEIGLLHDLQKLILQSNQLGALPRTIGHLTNLTYLSVGENNLQFLPEEIGTLENLESLYINDNPALIKLPYELALCQNLAIMSIENCPLSALPPEVVSGGPSLVIQYLKLHSPYRQM; this is translated from the coding sequence ATGAATTTGGGTAGCTCCGGTGGAGGCGGTACCGGCACCTCAGCGAACACTTCTGGCGGAAGCAGCAGCGGAGGCGGAGGCGGTAGCGCAGGATCATCCAATTCAGCTGCTAGTGGTGGTGTCGCCGGTGCTGGAAACGCAAACAGTGCGAACGTGAGTGGTAGTAGCACGGCGGCAGCACCAGGAAGCGGAGGATACGGCAGTGGAAGCGGAGGATCCGGCAGTGAAATGCCTGCAGAAATCATTCGCCCCAAGGTTGTGACGGTGAAGCACCCGGAGTCGaacaaaccgaaaccgacCACCAAGAAGGGGAAAGCGATACAGGCCGATGTAGACGTGATCAAGGAGTTTCAGCGATGCAAGGAGGAAAATATTCAGCGGCTCGATTTGAGCAAATCCTCCATCACCGTCATACCTGCGTCGGTGAAAGATTGCACGAGCTTGGTCGAGTTCTATCTGTATGGCAACAAGATATCGTCCCTGCCGCCGGAGATCGGTTGCCTGGCGAACCTGAAAACGTTGGCACTGAACGAGAATTCACTCACGTCGTTACCTGATTCGTTGCAGAACCTGAAGCAGCTGAAAGTGCTTGATCTGCGACATAACAAGCTGTCCGACATACCGGATGTGATTTACAAGCTGCACACGCTCACCACGCTTTATCTGCGCTTCAACAGGATCCGGGTGGTAGGTGACAATCTGAAAAATCTTAGCAACCTCACGATGCTTAGCCTGCGGGAGAACAAAATCCACGAGCTGCCCGCAGCCATCGGCCATCTGGTCAATCTGACGACGCTCGACCTTTCGCACAATCATCTGAAACACCTGCCCGAGGAGATCGGGAATTGCGTTAACCTGACTGCGCTCGATCTGCAGCACAACGATCTCCTGGACATTCCGGAGTCGATAGGCAATTTGTCGAACCTGATGCGGCTCGGGCTGCGCTACAACCAGCTCTCGTCAATTCCCGTCTCGCTGAAGAACTGCACGCACATGGATGAGTTTAACGTGGAGGGCAACGGGATCAGCCAGCTGCCCGATGGGCTGTTGGCCAGCCTGAGCAACCTTACCACGATCACCCTTTCGCGGAACGCGTTCCACAGCTACCCGTCCGGTGGGCCGGCCCAGTTCACGAACGTGACCAGCATCAATCTGGAGCATAATCAAATCGACAAGATACAGTACGGCATTTTCTCTCGTGCCCGCGGCTTGACCAAGCTGAACATGAAGGAAAACGCGCTCACCTCGCTGCCGCTCGACATCGGCACCTGGACCCAGATGGTAGAGCTAAACTTTGGCACCAACTCGCTCACGAAGCTTCCGGACGATATACACTGCCTGCAGAATCTGGAGATACTGATCCTGTCCAACAATCTACTGAAACGAATACCGAACACCATCGGCAACCTGAAGAAGCTGCGCGTGCTCGATCTGGAGGAGAATCGGCTCGAGTCCCTACCATCCGAAATAGGGCTGTTGCACGACCTGCAGAAGCTGATTTTGCAGTCAAACCAGCTCGGCGCGCTACCCCGCACGATTGGCCATCTAACGAACCTGACGTACCTGTCCGTGGGCGAAAACAATCTGCAGTTCCTGCCGGAGGAGATCGGTACGCTGGAAAATCTCGAATCGCTCTACATCAACGATAATCCGGCACTGATCAAGCTGCCGTACGAGCTGGCCCTGTGCCAGAATCTGGCAATTATGAGCATCGAAAACTGTCCCCTGTCGGCGCTTCCGCCGGAAGTCGTGAGCGGTGGTCCGAGCCTCGTAATACAGTACCTAAAGCTTCATTCGCCCTACCGACAGATGTGA
- the LOC118503275 gene encoding adiponectin receptor protein: protein MSSLRYDMDDSLDGGIQQQPATSGRKSALNAAPGDELFNNMMGADFSIRKRRVWAPEEVSLASEDIDLLDDDDDLEEEEDDGVGCPLPSTPEDNQLLEAEMTEVLKAGVLSDEIDLGALAHNAAEQAEEFVRKVWEASWKVCHFKNLPAWLQDNDFLHKGHRPPLPSFSACFKSIFRIHTETGNIWTHLLGCVMFIGVAAYFLTRPSFEIQLQEKLIFLTFFIGAIICLGFSFAFHTLCCHSEMVGKLFSKLDYCGIALLIMGSFVPWLYYGFYCHYKHKLIYLTVVIVLGITSIITSLWDKFSQPNLRPLRAGVFMSFGLSGIIPAIHYVLMEGWISKISQASLGWLILMGLLYILGALFYALRVPERWFPGKCDIWFQSHQIFHVLVLVAAFVHYHGISEMAMYRVTVGECDIPHQHPAISF from the exons ATGTCTTCGTTGCGCTACGACATGGACGACAGCCTCGATGGCGGCATACAGCAGCAACCAGCAACATCCGGTCGCAAAAGTgcgctgaatgctgcgccaggCGATGAGCTGTTCAACAACATGATGGGTGCCGATTTCAGCATAAGAAAGCGTCGCGTTTGGGCCCCGGAAGAAGTGTCACTCGCGTCCGAAGATATCGACCTGctggacgatgacgacgatttggaggaagaggaagacgATGGAGTTGGCTGCCCGTTACCATCGACACCGGAAGATAATCAGCTGCTCGAGGCCGAAATGACGGAAGTGCTGAAGGCGGGCGTCCTCTCGGATGAAATTGATCTTGGCGCGTTGGCTCACAATGCGGCCGAACAAGCGGAAGAGTTTGTGCGCAAGGTGTGGGAAGCGTCGTGGAAGGTTTGTCACTTTAAAAACCTGCCGGCCTGGCTACAGGACAACGACTTCCTGCACAAAGGACACCGGCCACCGTTGCCTTCGTTCAGCGCTTGCTTCAAATCGATCTTTCGCATACACACCGAAACCGGCAACATCTGGACGCACTTGCTGGGCTGTGTGATGTTTATCGGCGTGGCCGCCTACTTCCTGACGCGCCCTTCGTTCGAAATTCAGCTGCAGGAGAAGCTCATCTTCCTTACGTTCTTCATTGGCGCCATCATTTGTCTAGGATTTTCGTTCGCGTTCCACACGCTGTGCTGTCACTCGGAAATGGTTGGCAAGCTTTTTTCAAA GCTCGATTACTGCGGCATTGCTCTCCTCATCATGGGTTCGTTCGTTCCTTGGCTTTACTATGGGTTCTACTGCCACTACAAGCACAAGCTGATCTACCTGACTGTGGTGATTGTGCTCGGCATAACTTCGATCATCACTTCGCTGTGGGACAAGTTTTCTCAGCCCAACTTGAGACCGCTCCGTGCAG GCGTTTTTATGAGCTTTGGTCTGTCCGGAATTATCCCCGCTATACATTACGTGCTGATGGAAGGATGGATTAGCAAAATTTCTCAAGCAAGTCTGGGCTGGCTTATACTGATGGGACTGCTGTATATTCTTGGCGCTCTGTTCTATGCCTTGCGCGTTCCGGAACGGTGGTTCCCCGGCAAGTGTGACATTTGG TTCCAATCGCATCAGATCTTCCATGTGCTTGTGCTGGTGGCCGCGTTCGTGCATTACCACGGTATCAGTGAGATGGCAATGTATCGGGTAACGGTCGGTGAATGCGATATCCCTCATCAGCATCCCGCTATCAGCTTCTAA
- the LOC118503274 gene encoding sorting nexin-6 isoform X2 — MMDGIEENGSSPQVTSPNVVTNAPPETIASSRQGSIEGGGSTTTSSTALPENSLLVDISDALSEKERVKFTVHTRTNLPGFEKPDFLVVRQHEEFVWLHDRFEENEEYAGYIIPPCPPRPDFDASREKLQRLGEGEGNMTKEEFKKMKQELEAEYLATFKKTVAMHEVFLTRLASHPVFREDSHLKVFLVYDQDLCAKMKKKIDIFGGLVKSIGKTTDEIYLGTMVKDVNDFFEHELQFLGEYHAHLKEAAIRTEKMTNKHKDVADSHVRISSQLLALSTAEHHGSMEKFLAKTSDIFEKIRNMEGRVASDQDLKLGDTLRYYQRDSNAAKALLIRRLRCLAAYEAANRNLEKARAKNKDVHAAETAQTQACEKFESMSARGKEELVSFRLRRVAAFKKSLTDLAELEIKHAKGQYEFLRQSLLALQELV, encoded by the exons ATGATG GACGGAATCGAAGAAAACGGATCGTCACCGCAAGTGACGAGCCCGAACGTCGTCACCAACGCACCACCGGAAACCATTGCAAGCTCTCGACAGGGATCCATAGAGGGTGGTGGATCAACTACCACATCATCTACCGCCCTGCCGGAAAATTCGCTTCTG GTCGACATTTCCGATGCATTGAGCGAGAAGGAACGAGTGAAATTTACCgtccacacacgcaccaaccTGCCCGGGTTCGAAAAGCCGGACTTTCTGGTGGTCCGACAGCACGAAGAGTTCGTCTGGCTGCACGATCGCTTCGAGGAGAACGAGGAATACGCGGGCTACATCATACCGCCCTGTCCACCGCGGCCCGATTTCGATGCATCGCGCGAAAAGCTACAGCGGCTGGGCGAAGGCGAGGGAAACATGACCAAGGAAGAGTTCAAAAAGATGAAGCAGGAGCTGGAAGCGGAATATTTGGCCACCTTCAAAAAGACTGTCGCGATGCATGAAGTCTTCCTGACGCGCCTCGCCTCCCATCCCGTGTTTCGGGAAGACTCGCACCTGAAGGTGTTCCTGGTGTACGATCAGGATCTGTGCGcgaagatgaagaaaaagatcGACATCTTCGGTGGGTTGGTAAAGAGCATCGGGAAAACTACCGACGAAATCTACCTCGGCACCATGGTGAAGGACGTGAACGATTTCTTTGAGCACGAGCTGCAATTTTTGGGCGAGTACCATGCACACCTGAAGGAGGCCGCCATACGGACGGAGAAGATGACCAACAAACACAAGGATGTGGCCGATTCGCATGTGCGCATTTCGTCGCAACTGCTGGCCCTGTCGACCGCTGAACATCATGGCTCGATGGAAAAGTTTCTAGCAAAAACATCTGACATTTTCGAGAAAATTAGG AACATGGAAGGACGTGTCGCAAGCGATCAAGACCTTAAGCTTGGCGATACGCTACGATACTATCAGCGAGATAGCAATGCCGCCAAGGCATTACTCATCCGTCGCTTACGCTGCTTGGCGGCGTACGAGGCGGCCAACCGGAACTTGGAAAAGGCACGGGCCAAAAACAAGGACGTACACGCG GCGGAAACTGCACAGACGCAGGCGTGTGAAAAGTTTGAATCCATGTCGGCACGCGGCAAGGAGGAGCTGGTCAGCTTTAGGTTGCGCCGTGTGGCTGCTTTTAAGAAAAG TTTGACCGATCTGGCAGAACTGGAAATAAAGCACGCCAAAGGACAGTACGAATTTTTACGCCAGTCTTTACTCGCCTTACAAGAGTTGGTTTAA
- the LOC118503274 gene encoding sorting nexin-6 isoform X1, which translates to MMDGIEENGSSPQVTSPNVVTNAPPETIASSRQGSIEGGGSTTTSSTALPENSLLVDISDALSEKERVKFTVHTRTNLPGFEKPDFLVVRQHEEFVWLHDRFEENEEYAGYIIPPCPPRPDFDASREKLQRLGEGEGNMTKEEFKKMKQELEAEYLATFKKTVAMHEVFLTRLASHPVFREDSHLKVFLVYDQDLCAKMKKKIDIFGGLVKSIGKTTDEIYLGTMVKDVNDFFEHELQFLGEYHAHLKEAAIRTEKMTNKHKDVADSHVRISSQLLALSTAEHHGSMEKFLAKTSDIFEKIRNMEGRVASDQDLKLGDTLRYYQRDSNAAKALLIRRLRCLAAYEAANRNLEKARAKNKDVHAPLEVQEAETAQTQACEKFESMSARGKEELVSFRLRRVAAFKKSLTDLAELEIKHAKGQYEFLRQSLLALQELV; encoded by the exons ATGATG GACGGAATCGAAGAAAACGGATCGTCACCGCAAGTGACGAGCCCGAACGTCGTCACCAACGCACCACCGGAAACCATTGCAAGCTCTCGACAGGGATCCATAGAGGGTGGTGGATCAACTACCACATCATCTACCGCCCTGCCGGAAAATTCGCTTCTG GTCGACATTTCCGATGCATTGAGCGAGAAGGAACGAGTGAAATTTACCgtccacacacgcaccaaccTGCCCGGGTTCGAAAAGCCGGACTTTCTGGTGGTCCGACAGCACGAAGAGTTCGTCTGGCTGCACGATCGCTTCGAGGAGAACGAGGAATACGCGGGCTACATCATACCGCCCTGTCCACCGCGGCCCGATTTCGATGCATCGCGCGAAAAGCTACAGCGGCTGGGCGAAGGCGAGGGAAACATGACCAAGGAAGAGTTCAAAAAGATGAAGCAGGAGCTGGAAGCGGAATATTTGGCCACCTTCAAAAAGACTGTCGCGATGCATGAAGTCTTCCTGACGCGCCTCGCCTCCCATCCCGTGTTTCGGGAAGACTCGCACCTGAAGGTGTTCCTGGTGTACGATCAGGATCTGTGCGcgaagatgaagaaaaagatcGACATCTTCGGTGGGTTGGTAAAGAGCATCGGGAAAACTACCGACGAAATCTACCTCGGCACCATGGTGAAGGACGTGAACGATTTCTTTGAGCACGAGCTGCAATTTTTGGGCGAGTACCATGCACACCTGAAGGAGGCCGCCATACGGACGGAGAAGATGACCAACAAACACAAGGATGTGGCCGATTCGCATGTGCGCATTTCGTCGCAACTGCTGGCCCTGTCGACCGCTGAACATCATGGCTCGATGGAAAAGTTTCTAGCAAAAACATCTGACATTTTCGAGAAAATTAGG AACATGGAAGGACGTGTCGCAAGCGATCAAGACCTTAAGCTTGGCGATACGCTACGATACTATCAGCGAGATAGCAATGCCGCCAAGGCATTACTCATCCGTCGCTTACGCTGCTTGGCGGCGTACGAGGCGGCCAACCGGAACTTGGAAAAGGCACGGGCCAAAAACAAGGACGTACACGCG CCGCTGGAAGTGCAGGAG GCGGAAACTGCACAGACGCAGGCGTGTGAAAAGTTTGAATCCATGTCGGCACGCGGCAAGGAGGAGCTGGTCAGCTTTAGGTTGCGCCGTGTGGCTGCTTTTAAGAAAAG TTTGACCGATCTGGCAGAACTGGAAATAAAGCACGCCAAAGGACAGTACGAATTTTTACGCCAGTCTTTACTCGCCTTACAAGAGTTGGTTTAA
- the LOC118503273 gene encoding actin-related protein 5: MEISAIEDLKIIPDVVQPYPDPSVGREGVIVIDNGSFNCRVGWMLKEKPALIFRNILAKPRKDRTKKDLDVATVPVTQIGNDIVNIEAMRMQLRTQFDRNVVTHYNVQEQIFDYIFGKLGISSENGVPHKVMITECLFNPNYCRSLMSELLFECYDIPGLSYGVDSLFSYYSNQRAKNGLIIATGYHTTHVIPVMNGRIVVENVRRINIGGSNMIAFLHRCLQLKYTFHLNAITLSRSEVLLHKYGEFAYDYIEALQKWASLEYYDQNVKKIQLPFNQTAATPVLTTEQKFEKKKELSRRLVEINARRREERLAQDEELLIQLQQLEESAEDGDDVREALAEHSLKDVGELKRMISTVNARVDKTRQKMNAPAATSSQQIQPDTDKLLQPPPNMTVAEWVEETRRKRDAIIEKRQARRQRKQDLAKRRTAAAQERMRIISHLARKEKGSDDFGMRDEDWDVYKQISREEDSDNENENERMLECEIILKQYDATYEDPLLTMAGSAAELYQLHVGVERIRAPEILFQPSIIGSYEAGLAETIDFVLKLFPDHQRSCLVENIFLTGGCAKIRGLKERLAREMREMLPFGARFEIELARDPVLDAWNGASKFCLTETFRQSLITRSTYDECGGEYIKEHVHGNVYFPTPKSSVDEQQMMG; this comes from the coding sequence ATGGAAATCTCTGCCATTGAGGACCTGAAAATTATCCCGGACGTCGTGCAGCCGTACCCGGACCCTTCCGTCGGTCGAGAGGGGGTGATCGTGATTGACAACGGGTCGTTCAACTGCCGTGTCGGATGGATGCTGAAGGAGAAGCCGGCACTGATCTTTCGAAACATCCTTGCCAAACCAAGGAAGGATCGCACGAAAAAGGATCTCGATGTTGCCACCGTGCCAGTGACCCAAATCGGTAACGATATAGTGAACATAGAGGCGATGCGCATGCAGTTGCGTACCCAGTTCGATCGCAATGTCGTAACGCACTACAATGTGCAGGAACAAATTTTCGATTACATTTTCGGGAAGCTGGGCATAAGCTCGGAGAATGGAGTACCTCACAAAGTGATGATAACGGAATGCTTGTTCAATCCGAACTACTGCCGCAGTTTAATGTCGGAGCTGCTCTTCGAATGCTACGACATACCGGGGCTGTCGTACGGTGTGGACAGCTTGTTTAGCTACTACTCGAATCAGAGAGCGAAAAATGGGCTCATCATTGCTACCGGATACCATACGACGCATGTGATACCGGTGATGAATGGCCGCATTGTCGTGGAGAACGTGCGGCGCATAAACATCGGAGGCTCAAACATGATCGCCTTTCTGCATCGTTGCTTGCAGCTTAAGTACACGTTCCATCTTAACGCCATCACGTTGAGCCGTTCGGAGGTTTTGCTACACAAGTACGGAGAGTTTGCGTACGATTATATAGAAGCGCTACAAAAGTGGGCCTCTCTTGAGTATTATGATCAAAACGTGAAGAAAATCCAACTGCCTTTCAACCAGACCGCGGCCACGCCAGTCCTTACGACCGAGCAAAAGTttgaaaagaagaaggagctGTCGAGACGCTTGGTCGAAATCAATGCTAGACGCCGCGAAGAACGTTTAGCACAGGACGAGGAATTGCTCATACAGCTACAACAGCTGGAGGAATCGGCCGAGGATGGAGATGACGTACGCGAAGCGTTGGCCGAACACAGTCTCAAAGATGTAGGTGAGCTGAAGCGAATGATAAGCACGGTTAACGCGCGGGTCGATAAAACTCGACAAAAAATGAATGCTCCTGCAGCTACTAGCTCACAGCAAATACAGCCCGACACGGACAAATTGTTACAGCCGCCGCCAAACATGACCGTGGCCGAATGGGTGGAAGAAACACGTCGCAAACGGGACGCCATTATAGAAAAGCGGCAAGCGCGCAGACAACGAAAGCAGGACCTTGCCAAGCGACGAACTGCAGCTGCCCAGGAACGTATGCGCATCATCTCGCACTTGGCGCGAAAGGAGAAAGGAAGCGACGACTTTGGAATGCGGGACGAAGATTGGGACGTGTATAAGCAGATTAGCCGCGAGGAGGACAGTGACAATGAGAACGAAAACGAGCGCATGCTAGAGTGTGAAATCATTCTTAAGCAGTACGATGCAACGTACGAGGATCCGCTACTGACGATGGCTGGTAGTGCGGCCGAACTGTACCAGCTACACGTGGGCGTGGAACGTATCCGTGCGCCGGAAATTCTGTTCCAACCGAGCATTATCGGCAGCTACGAAGCTGGACTAGCAGAAACGATCGATTTTGTACTAAAGCTGTTTCCGGACCACCAGCGAAGTTGTTTGGTGGAAAACATCTTCCTTACCGGAGGATGTGCAAAGATCCGTGGGCTGAAGGAGCGTCTTGCGcgggaaatgagagaaatgTTACCCTTCGGGGCTCGATTCGAGATCGAACTCGCTCGCGATCCGGTGCTGGATGCGTGGAATGGGGCGAGCAAATTTTGTCTGACGGAAACATTTCGTCAATCGCTTATTACACGCTCAACGTACGATGAGTGTGGTGGAGAGTACATTAAGGAACACGTACACGGAAACGTTTATTTTCCGACTCCAAAGAGTTCGGTCGATGAGCAGCAGATGATGGGATAA
- the LOC118503276 gene encoding acyl-CoA-binding domain-containing protein 5, whose translation MSIEQRFNAAVNVIRGLPKNGPYQPSNDMLLRFYSYYKQATKGKCDERKPAFWDVINRAKWDAWNRLGDMDKEVAMQKYVDELKKIVETMSYTDNVANFMEYNMSDLDNVSIQDLEMVAPEAIKKVRSRPNSPFASREASPNRLSPVTPSPPPLMSSQAAPMVNGHVHKPMAINGYTQNGYHAGHHQSNGVVSSTVSNGASSGPSELSDDEYIDTYDDDFESETTTTTVFRPIEAVNHAHYYQNGLSNGAGRPMVNGAGTFLHGSEGAGFLRNDVAAQITRTIERLNISVQQVNNRVSVIEQSMAELREQQQQQVVKMRAASARSARPAWWPFAEISPGLLAFVILWPLVINRITGSWVQRKNA comes from the exons ATGTCGATTGAGCAACGGTTTAATGCAGCGGTTAACGTGATCAGGGGACTGCCAAAGAATG GACCGTATCAACCAAGCAATGATATGCTGCTACGGTTTTATTCATACTACAAGCAGGCCACGAAAGGCAAGTGTGATGAGCGTAAACCGGCCTTCTGGGATGTTATTAATCG TGCCAAATGGGACGCTTGGAATCGGTTAGGTGACATGGACAAGGAAGTGGCTATGCAGAAATATGTAGACGAGTTGAAAAAG ATTGTTGAAACGATGTCCTACACCGACAATGTGGCCAACTTCATGGAATACAACATGAGCGATCTGGACAATGTGAGCATCCAGGATTTGGAAATGGTTGCGCCGGAAGCAATTAAAAAAGTTCGCTCCCGTCCAAACTCACCGTTTGCATCGCGGGAAGCGAGTCCCAATCGACTCTCGCCGGTCACACCTTCGCCGCCGCCGCTGATGTCCTCTCAGGCCGCGCCGATGGTGAATGGGCACGTGCATAAACCGATGGCGATCAACGGATACACTCAGAACGGCTATCATGCCGGTCATCATCAATCGAATGGCGTTGTTTCGTCGACGGTGAGCAACGGCGCTAGCTCGGGACCGTCCGAGCTAAGCGACGACGAGTACATCGATACGTACGATGATGACTTCGAAAGCGaaaccactaccaccaccgttTTCCGTCCAATCGAGGCCGTCAATCATGCTCACTACTATCAGAATGGTTTGTCCAATGGGGCAGGAAGGCCGATGGTTAACGGTGCGGGAACGTTCCTACACGGCTCGGAAGGTGCCGGCTTTCTGCGAAACGATGTGGCCGCTCAGATTACCCGAACGATCGAACGGTTAAACATTAGCGTGCAGCAAGTAAACAATCGGGTTAGCGTGATTGAGCAATCGATGGCTGAACTGCgagaacagcaacagcagcaggtcgTCAAAATGCGCGCCGCCTCTGCGCGGTCGGCGCGTCCTGCTTGGTGGCCTTTTGCCGAAATATCGCCCGGACTGTTGGCATTCGTCATACTGTGGCCGCTGGTAATCAATCGAATAACTGGCAGCTGGGTGCAGAGAAAGAATGCCTGA